Proteins from a single region of Bacteroidia bacterium:
- a CDS encoding transposase produces MSEFRKTNTDYPYFLTISIAGWVDIFTRHCYSDIVIDSLKFCCEKKGLELFAYLIMPSHLHLIARHDDARLNSVIRDFKSFTARKIMKAVQVEPSESRRNWMMRLFRYYGKYRQGQDYAFWQPTNHPKELNQPGIIDQKIEYIHLNPVKAGYVTLPEHWYGTTAALARKAH; encoded by the coding sequence ATGTCCGAATTTAGAAAGACCAACACCGATTATCCCTACTTCCTGACAATTTCTATAGCTGGATGGGTGGATATATTTACCCGCCATTGCTATAGCGATATAGTTATTGATAGCTTGAAATTCTGTTGCGAGAAGAAAGGCCTGGAATTATTTGCATATCTAATTATGCCCAGCCATTTGCACCTGATTGCCAGACACGATGATGCCCGATTAAATTCCGTCATCAGAGACTTCAAGAGCTTTACAGCACGGAAAATTATGAAGGCCGTGCAGGTTGAACCTTCGGAGAGCCGAAGAAATTGGATGATGCGGTTGTTCAGATATTATGGCAAGTACCGCCAAGGACAAGATTATGCCTTTTGGCAACCTACCAATCATCCCAAAGAGCTAAACCAACCCGGGATCATTGACCAAAAAATAGAATATATTCATTTGAACCCGGTAAAAGCAGGATATGTGACTCTGCCAGAACATTGGTACGGTACTACAGCAGCGCTTGCCCGGAAAGCCCACTGA
- a CDS encoding PKD domain-containing protein: MNLRLEKVAFFLAFIMVTSSCGKEEPGTDTKSITADFTITNNNCEAPCDVVFNNSSSNATSYHWDFGDGDTSTETSPSHTYLSDGDYEVTLTANSAGESKTISKTATIALYPGFMSYKIDGQLFVADKLSAVRITSDTRPYFQLRGITGNNSYPQLFFHYDENNGGFKIGQALKFDQSSRSIRTVEFMDASNKIYLSSTDAKGVDVLFSKLTFEKGGEVEATFSGRISSYLGEELEITEGKLKMKFSN; encoded by the coding sequence ATGAACTTACGTTTAGAAAAAGTAGCTTTCTTTTTAGCTTTCATCATGGTTACATCAAGCTGTGGAAAGGAGGAACCTGGAACGGACACCAAATCCATAACTGCCGATTTTACCATCACAAACAATAATTGTGAAGCGCCATGCGATGTGGTTTTCAACAATTCTTCTTCTAACGCAACATCTTATCACTGGGACTTTGGGGATGGTGACACATCTACAGAAACAAGTCCCTCGCACACTTACCTGTCAGATGGCGATTACGAGGTAACCCTCACTGCCAATTCCGCAGGAGAAAGCAAAACTATCTCTAAAACTGCCACTATTGCCTTATACCCTGGCTTTATGAGCTATAAGATTGACGGGCAACTTTTTGTAGCCGATAAATTGAGTGCCGTTCGTATCACTTCAGATACTCGCCCTTATTTCCAATTAAGAGGTATTACTGGGAATAATTCCTACCCACAGTTATTTTTTCATTATGACGAAAACAATGGGGGCTTTAAAATCGGACAGGCTCTGAAGTTTGATCAATCCAGTCGTTCAATACGCACAGTTGAATTCATGGATGCATCGAATAAAATATACTTATCTTCCACTGATGCTAAAGGGGTTGACGTATTATTCAGTAAACTTACCTTTGAGAAAGGTGGCGAGGTAGAAGCAACCTTTTCCGGCAGAATATCAAGCTATTTAGGCGAGGAATTAGAAATTACAGAAGGCAAATTGAAAATGAAATTCTCAAATTAA